CAGTGCCACACACCTCAGCTCTGCTCACAGTTTTCCAGGATTTTTGGAACCTCACTTGGGTGGATCATAGATAATTATCTCATATTTCAGCAACTGTTCACACCTTTTCTCTCTTATATGCATTGGTCAAAATTATACTTTCATTATTCATATAATTTCACTGCTTAAAATTATAATAAGCCTTGAGAATTAGAGAAGATACTTTTTATACTAGAAATCAATTTCATAGATGATTAGATTGACCAATATTTGGAATATACTATTCACAGAGCATACCACCGTATCTAAATTATACACACCTGGTATCCTAGTATAGTGCTTTACAAAATTTATGTAGCTCTCTGTCTAAAATTCTGGTTTATTTGAACTTTTTGTGCAAGGGCTTTTTTCAGCCCTTCCTTTCTTACTGTACACCGAGAAAATCCAAGTGGTATCTCTCCATTGTAACTCAATCTTCCCCATACTTATTCTTTGCAAAGGAAAGATTgtacaacaataataatagactTGCATATATCCAAGCCATGATTACTTCCAATCAATTGTGATATTATTTTGTGTTGTAAAATCGTTCTGCACAGTACACACCCCTGCTGGCCAAAGCAAAATCAAAGAGCGTGTTTAACTACAGAATTTACTATGGCAATATTTATGACCACTTTCACTGACaaagaacaataagaaaaattCTCATTCCTTTCACTTCATTGGGCCCTCCTTTTCAGACATACCTCAGAAAGCCTTTATCAGTGGCCACCatcttactgttttctttctcattccacTCAGCCCTTGACCCAGAGAAGGAAGTTGCTGCACTTCCCCTGGATTTTGTAAGACATTCGGTCATGCACGTTGCCCATGACAAAACACTTTTTAGAGTGAAACTGCAAAGCTAACCATGACCTCAGCCCTGCTGCCTCTGGGAAAAAGATAGGCAGAAACCAACACAGATTCATCACTAACCTGACATTTAATGGTGTTTTATTCCTATCTGTCAAGTTCTCAAAGTCTAGCAACAGTTCCTTGTCTGTTAACAAACTTCAGGTCATGGTGGGAGAAAAATGCTTTCTTAACTGTGCCCATTACACACGACTACAGTTCAGAGTCCATGTGGACTGAGCTTTGCTTTAAATATCTTTCTCCATTCAATGTCGGTTTCGCATTCCTCTCCCAGCCCTGGCGGATCCGTGTAAGGGTGTTGTCTATACATGGCAGGATGAGGATGAACTTGATCACAAGCACGATGCAGGGAATGATGAGTGCTATTATGTACGCTGAAGGAAGGTACCATATGAGACTCGAGGGACTGAGGAATCTCCTGCCACCATACACCATGGTGTGGGCTGTGCACAAGATCAGGGTCAAATAACCTAGTTTGGACTATAAAAGCAAGAAATGAATATGTACATTAAcactatatttacattttaaaacaaaacactgcaTCAACACTTGCATAGTCGGAAATCTGCACATAACTTTTTTACTCTCCTTAAATTTAACTgctaatagcctgctgttgaaAAGAAGCCTCACAGTTAATTAATACATGTTTTTATGTTATATGGATTATATGCTgtactcttacaataaagtaagctaaggaaaagaaaatgttgtcaagaaaaccataaggaaaagaaaatacagtactgtactgtatttataaaaaataataagaaaaataaaatgaaacactcTAAGCCAATGAAGGATATTTATTAGCAACCACAAACTTTTGacatttataatatttagaaCACTCTGCTAAGTACTGGAGGAAACATTAACCCTCCTTCAGgttgataaatatttcatttaaaaaagattgtaCTTACAAATGATATGGTggtttcatctttttaatttttaattatttaaaaaattaatgtttatttttgagagagagagacagagagagcatgagtgggagaggggagagagagaaagagagagcaagtgacagaatctgaagcaggattcaggctctgagttgtcagcacagagcccaacatggggctcgaacccacaaaccatgagatcatgacctgagccaaagttggatcttatctaactgagccactgaggtgccccagtttcatcctttttaaaaaaaattcttgaagtaTAGTTGGTATACAATGTTGTATGAGTTTCGaatgtacaacatattgatttgacaGTCCCATATGTTTTGTCCTGCTCACCATGGCAAGCACAGCACAGCTGTCACCATACGATGTTACAATATTATGGACTATATTCCCCATACCTTTCCTTCctgggatgggtgaaatagaggAAGGAGATTAAGTGGCGGTTTCATCTTAACCTGGCTGGATGGGGAACTTTGCCAGGAGTAAACTCTTTTGAGttagaataaataatatactGTGGCTTCTTCCCCAATGGCGAAACTCTTTCCTTGATCAAATTTTCTGGAGGCCAGAGATGAGTAAGACAGTATGTCCTCAAGAAGCACCACGTTAGTTTATGTTACAGACTAAAAGCAGATGCTAGCTAATTTCTATTGCAATAAAGAACAATTAGAAaactttacttttgtttgtttgttttggcctAAATTCTAAAGctcaatgtttatttctgtcttaatGCCTGACTAAAGGTGTTAACATGAGAAAACGCTGACTGCATTTGttctctgttttccagagaaactgCAAGACTTTCAGAAATTTGAAtagtttgataaaattcaaatctAATTCTAGTTACGAATGTCTTCTCTATTATACTGGTTAACAATGAGCATGCATCAGAAGAATCTAGAAGGCTTGTTAAAGCACATTgctgggccccacctccagagtGACTGATCCATTTGGTCTGTGTGGAGCTTGGGGATTTGTGTCTCTAATAAGgtcccaggtgatgctgaggtTTTGAGGACTACTGGTCTATAAGAATAGTAACTAACTGCTTTTAGTGAGGTGTCTGGTTGTTGGTATGTGGGCAAAACCAGTTTTCCCTCGTAGAGACCAGCACTGAGTCCGGTAGAAGAGTCTAACAAACCTTGCTTTGATGGTTTTAAAGTTGAGTTTAATATATGACTTTTTGTATCAACATGTCCATATTATAAGACAAATattcagaaatagaaattttatcttTGGGTTTCTCTTCACCTTGTGTCTAGTGTATCCCTACACACAAAGTTTAATAGTTACTGGTGCTTTTAACTCTATGCTTGTACCTGTGGCTCTAGGAGTAGTCAGCAGTCTTGGCACGTGATGCCTGGATAGGAAATGAAACTATTATGGTATGCCTTTTGGTACCAGAGTGTAGCATTTTTGAACGTGAACTTGTTTCACTTGCTATTTTTGTAACACTGCTAGGGAAGTGAAGGAGCATAATGAAAATCTGTACACAGtatgagagaaaaatgaaaatatttataaagtcagCCTTATTTTGCAGTATAAAGTAGATTAAATCTTGAagtccttggggtgcctgggtggctttgttgatTAAGTgttgacttcggctgaggtcataatcttgtggtttgtgagttcaagccccgcattgggctctgtgctgatagctcagagcctgaagcctgcttcagattctgggtctccatctctctgcccctcccctgctcatgctctctttttctgtctctcaaaaataaataaatgtttttaaaaaatcttcaagtCCTTACCTGGACAAATCGAAACTCTCTCCAGTTGACCATGTTGCTAACGGATGGCAAGGAAGTGATTCCCAAGAGTACAAACAGGAAAAATCCAAGGATGCCCAAAGCTATGTATGAATCATTAAGCCAGGCAGTAGAAGTGCTAAATGGATCTTCTCTCTTTGCTGTTGCCTAAGAAAAAttataaggcatttaaaaaaattacattttttaacaaattgccCAAACTTTTAAGGGGATTGAAAAATACCTCTGCATAGTATATTTGCTCAAGACAAATCATATGTATTTCTTAATAATCACTTGAAAATAACTATAGAGAACTATATACTTGGAAATGATATTTCTTGGTAGAAAAAGTAATCGGTTCTGCTGGTACTTTATTATAATAGTTGACTCTAGGAGTTGTGTAGAAACTTTTAATTGACCCTATAAATTCtaaaacaaagtaaacatttaCTTAAACCTTCTTTACCATATGGCTTCTTGTTCTCCAAGCAAAACTTGATGTTCTCAAATGATTATATCTGGATTCTGTTCTTCTGCTTTATATGCTGATTACTCACCCACACACTGTTTGGGTCTTTCACGTTTATGATGCCATAATATAGCATCAAGTTTGTCACACCACAGACTGAGAAAATCCAGGTCCTTTAAATGGGACTGTTACCTAAGAATCTTCCATGTATTTGTTTGGGAAATAATGTAGAGAAATCCACAGAAGTACCATCAGTGAGTTATTAACTAAGAAACTTTGAGACTGCAGTAAGATTGATCAAAACCAATTATTTCCAAATGAGAATGGATGGATAGCACTTCCTCTGGGATTGCTTTATGACTCTCTGAGCTGATTCTTTGTGAATTGTTCACTATGCAGAAAATAGTATTTGACATTTGCTCTAAATTGTTTAGTTTTCTCGTTTTTGAGTACAGCTTTCTGCAAGTCAAACACTAATGGAGTTATAAGCACCCTTTTGTGAATTTGTTTGCCTTCCTGTGACAGAGGTTTGAACAGAccccttattttttataagatgGTTGGTTTTGACTTCCAAAAGGAAGAAGCATGCACAACAAGAGAAGCTTGAAAACACATAGGTTTACATTCATTGACTGCTCTCCTTCCCTAAGGAATTCAAGTAAGCATTATTAGGTTTCCTGAGCCTCCAAATCTGTCAGTTTGCCAGTGTCCCAGTGAATTCTGCACCCAAGCAAACCTGGGAATCTAACTTTCATTCTCACAAGTTTTATGAGATCTCAACctaattcattaaaaacaaaacaaaaccctaaaaccCAAACTCAAAAGAACTCCAgcccaaaccaaaacaaagaaaaccccaaacagaCAGGACATATAGTctacatgaagaaaaaataaagatggtttggggcacttgggtggctcagtcagttaactggttaaccgtctgactcttggttttggttcaggtcatgatctcatggttcgtgagttccagccctgcgtcaggccctgtgttgacactgtggagcctgcttggaattctctgtctcactctctctgcccatgccccctttctcaaaataaagaaataaataaacattaaagaaagaaaagatggttagaagagtaattttttataattgtgaAGTGGAATATGATGTAGCAAGATTTCCCTTTGCTTTAAAGAGCTGGAGAATACAAATGAGTAAAGATTTACCTGTGTAATGGTTCTGTTTTTCATTGTCCATCTTACATAATAACGAATAGGAATCACAAGGGTGTAGAGGACATGAAGGGAGGCAAAGCCCAGTGCTGCCAAGCCCAGCTGCTTTCTGCAGAGCATCCAATGGTCAAGCCAGTCCGGGAATCGGCGGTATTTTGTACCTCGGTACAGTTGCAGAATGGCAGCAATAACACCAGGGAGGTAAACCAAGGCAAGCAGTGTAAGTGCTGCTATTGGGAAGATACGATTTGGAATGGAAATAGCCAGGCGAAATGTGCTATCTTTCCTGCCATTTACATAGGGGTAGATTATGTCTCTTATAACacagtagaaaaagaagaagacacacagaaaagcaGACAAATAGAAGGGGAGCTTCCACATTGGAAATAGTTGCAGGGGGTAGTTTTCAATTTCGTTGGCTGCCATGAGAGATCCTTTATCCAGTGGAGTAAGTCCAAGAGTCCGAACGATATCCATCACTCTTTGCTTGGCTTTGCTGTCATTCCCACAGATGAACACCTGGGTTAAGAATAATTAATTTTGTACTTATTCTTTgtttaataattactttgaaagtCTATGTAAGCACTGTGCAGAGCAAGGACATATAGTAGTGAACTGCTTTTCAAACAAGGATATAGAAGCAACTTGTTTTCAACTTGCACACGTGCGCTGGATACTTAAGTGCCAGGGCTGAAACTGAGAGTGGTTTTAAGCATATCACACTGACACAATATGACTTAGTTCTCCACAGGGTGAGggtttgatttttcttctgtatttgtgAGTACTATACCACTTTGGGATTACTTTTAATCTCTGAATAAGTGGAACTAGTTTCATACAGTATGATGGGAATGGAAAGGATATCCATCAACAATTTAATTGTGTtacattttagtatttataaGAGGCCTCTGGAGACAGACACCATTGGCTTCTATCCAATTCAAAGCTGAGGGTTCTGACAGTGGGAAATAAATCACGCCAATTGACTGCTTGGTTAAACCCAGGAAAATTATTCACGGCAcatattagcaaactgaaatGTTTAGTGGGTCTTTGgctttgtaattatattttgGCATCTTTGAggtaaatgcacattaaaatatttacttttttaaagattgagtGTAAATTAATCATTTGATCTCACCTGCCGATTTGCATCCAGTGTTCCAGACTGGAGAGCCCAGGCTGAGATGGTGTTAAATGCTTTCACTACGTGAGCACTTGGCACCAGCTGAGCCAGGTACTCTGCATTAGATTCTGGATACTGATTGATTTTGAGGTTATTGCTGATGTCGATCAATATTTTCCCTTTGAGCACTTCAGTTAGTTCTGTGAGAAAACCATAATGCTCTCTGTGGACTGCTATGATGATGATGTCCGATTTCCGGGCCGCTTCTGAATAGCTCAAGACCTCTGCACCGTTGGGAAGCAGGCTGGACTTCTGGGGGTTTCTGCTTCCAAAAACAATAGAATAACCACACTGGAGCATTTTAAGTGCTAGTGATCTTCCAAAATCTCCAGTTCCAAAAATACATACAGTCTCCTGCTTTTCTGAAGAATTCATTGTAAAAGCAGATGCATATGCAGATGTTTTTTCCATAACtgaaaattaataacagaaatagtcaacaaaatataaatgctGAACAGGACAGTTAATGAGAATCATATCCAGGAAACAGTGATCAACAGAGGTTGCTCTCATCTTCTAATGAATTATCTCAAGCACATTCCCCACAAAATTtggaaagagtaaatattttcatatatatgctCACATATGTCTCATTTAACAAAGTCACTGGTGAAAAACATTGTTGGATAAAGAGATGCAGTGAAAAGCCAAGGCACCTACTGGTGGATGTTTTAAACCATGGACATGTGTTACAGTGATAACTGCATTTACCTAACACTTAACAGTTGCCAGAGTTCTCAGAGCAAAATCTAGCAAAGAATGCACTAGTAAGGAAATTGTAGACCAATTTTATGatacaaaaatcctaaataaaacattagcaaacagaatccagCAGCTTGTTAAGAGAAAGTGTGCATTGATCAAATGGGGATTGTTCTAG
The genomic region above belongs to Suricata suricatta isolate VVHF042 chromosome 2, meerkat_22Aug2017_6uvM2_HiC, whole genome shotgun sequence and contains:
- the STEAP4 gene encoding metalloreductase STEAP4, which translates into the protein MEKTSAYASAFTMNSSEKQETVCIFGTGDFGRSLALKMLQCGYSIVFGSRNPQKSSLLPNGAEVLSYSEAARKSDIIIIAVHREHYGFLTELTEVLKGKILIDISNNLKINQYPESNAEYLAQLVPSAHVVKAFNTISAWALQSGTLDANRQVFICGNDSKAKQRVMDIVRTLGLTPLDKGSLMAANEIENYPLQLFPMWKLPFYLSAFLCVFFFFYCVIRDIIYPYVNGRKDSTFRLAISIPNRIFPIAALTLLALVYLPGVIAAILQLYRGTKYRRFPDWLDHWMLCRKQLGLAALGFASLHVLYTLVIPIRYYVRWTMKNRTITQATAKREDPFSTSTAWLNDSYIALGILGFFLFVLLGITSLPSVSNMVNWREFRFVQSKLGYLTLILCTAHTMVYGGRRFLSPSSLIWYLPSAYIIALIIPCIVLVIKFILILPCIDNTLTRIRQGWERNAKPTLNGERYLKQSSVHMDSEL